The Biomphalaria glabrata chromosome 7, xgBioGlab47.1, whole genome shotgun sequence region tttttttttatgttaagtAAAGAGAGAGACCTATCACAATATTACAAGGTTTATCTCtcctttttgtatttaaaacaaaatttattaattagcaCAAAGTGATTAAAtacatggttaatttttttattaattcatgtattgtcattaaCAATCAATAACTGTGCAAAAATTTCAGCTGATACCAAGTCGGAGAAAAACATGTATAAGAGTACACCCAAACATTTGATAAGCAAACAATGAGTATTTCTAATATAGCATTTCAGTATCTTTGATCAACATTCTTAAAACAATCTTAAAAAAGGATCAAACTCTAAAAACTACACTTAAACGTTCATATCACAAATTTTCATATTAAAAAAGATTATAGAATACACAGTCAATGGCAACACACAGCTTTCagaacaactttttgtttgcTAGGCGCTAttcaatgtttacttttgttcatttaaatagaacacaaatgtatacaattattttatcacattttcacatgtacaaaatatttctaGCATCAAGATAATCACAAaactgattaattttttttattttttttaccaatagaATCACTTGAGCTTTAAAACACAATTCTTAATTTCACTCTGCTCTGgctaactttgtaaaaaaaaaaaaaaaaaatatgtacacaaaaaaaaaggtacagaCTAGGAAGTACAACACCATGAAATTGAATACCTCAATCCTGTCTGGCCACATTATTGAATCCTCCAATCCTGTCTGGCAAACACTATTACCATGGATAGAGGTAAGCATAGAGAATATTTTCCTTTTATAAATGTTACATGTATCCAGAGTTGCCAAAACTTGTGAAGAAAGGACCTTTGCTTGTTACATATGTTGACCCATGTTTGTTGCAAACTGTTTTAGTACTTTCAAACTGGTTAGGAGAAACAGCAATGGCCTGGTCAATTTCTTTGTTTTGGGAAGCAATATTGTTACCAAACTAACTATGACATCATCCTGTCTCAATTTGGAAGTACTTTATAAATTGATAACACATATAAGTGCCAAGAAAGACATGAAGAACGTTTATTAAGTAGCCCACTCTCGAATGATCCTCCTACTAAACCATGGAGCCAAGACGAGCCGCCCTTTTAACTGTGGAGGGAGACAGTTCAGGTTGAAAGCACATTAACTGGATTTTCATTGTGGCACGGAACTTATCTAACAGCTGATCCACGACACTGTAAAGAATAtcattaaatgaattttaactACATAAAGTCTAATGTTACaaagttatttaaaacaaaagatttaAGCAGtttaagataattaaaatcattctgtacaaATATCAcaacattttaaattgtttcaatCATATTACAGAGTAATACTTTtcatagaaatttatttttctaaaaaagcATGCATGCAGATATTTATTGAAAGTTGGAGAAGAtcattaaatgtttaaatatcaaaatgattttttgtgAATCTCCtaattttcaactttttttaaagcaaagttACAGAATCAAGAAGCTCCACcaaacaaattttgtttttttgtccactAATCAAAGTTCACAATTTCAAATGACATCATTAGTTGTTTGTAGTGGATGTAGAGTTTTCCATCCAAACCTTAAGGCTGGGCATGAAGCAGCATATTAAGTGACCAACAGTCTATGAGGTTTCCTGATGGCCAGCACAAGGATCAAATGACTTTGCTTGTTCCAAACAGACGCTAAGTGTATAATAAAACAAACTGTCATGTATTAGTCTCTGCTAGGAAATGTTGCAGGGGAGACAAGATGTGACTGGGTAATGAAGTGATGTGCACATTAGAGAATAGCTGGCTACCCAAATACAATTTCAAGGGGTTTGGAATGATTAACTCACTATTTACCCTTTTTTGTAGTCTTCAAATAGGCACAAGAATTAATGCAGGacaatgaaaattattttagccaacatgtttgatatCAGTGCGACAGTCatgtcaatataaaaatacttacgTTTTCCCTTCCTCTGACAGTTCTGGGATGCAGTCAAATGCTTCTTTAAAACAAGAtctagacaaaaaaataattaataatttacaaatttattaaaaaaagaatgctATTTTTGCTATGTGAGttaattaaagatttaaacTTTTATAAGATATGATTTCTTTGCTCACAACATGAATTCTAGAACTGATTTTATTGAGATTATGACTGGTTAATATTATATTCTCATAATGCATtagacattaaaaatatattttaacaagACCAAATGTCTtattaaatttttcatttttttataattattaaggGAATACAAAGTGAactatattattctttttttttctttacatttagatcAAGGATAAATACATACTCATAAGCCTATAATATACAAAATTAATCGTTACACCTACATACaagtgtataaatataaatagattaCTGTATCTACAAAGAATCACCTACATCTAAAATTTGTAATCACAAGGCTTCATTAACTTAAAACACTTACTGTACTTTAGGTGTGTTATAAATTCGGGTCATGCTGCGTAAAGCTTCTAATTCAAGTCGAGCCTGTAAAAAAAGTTAGTTTGAATTTGAGCACAGCATTTAACGCTAGTCATTCTGGGTAAAACATTAACAggaaatttaaagtaaaaaaaattaaaactttcctAACTTAAGCTTTTATATAAGGGGAGAAATTTTTTTCTAGCGCTGTCATAAAAACTCAATTCAAATCAAGACAAACAAGGACTTACTTGTATAGCACCCCCTGCATTAAAGTCTGGGACACATTGTATAAGTCGAGAGAGCTCCTCACACACTGACTCTGTTATTTTCTTCATCACTCGCATCACAAACTTGGGGAAAATTCCATAAACCTGAAGACAAGATAATATCAAACATCTGTATTTGTAAGATATCCTAACTCCTGTTACATGTATAAGTATTCTTTTTGAATAGATACCAGATTGAAGAGCATCAATTTGGGCTGAAGCTACAATCACAATTTCAAGATTATCAAAATGCTTCTTAAATTCTGTATGCACATGAATAAAATGACCAAGTCTAAAGCACTAGCTTTATCAGTGTCATTGGTTTTCTATTTGTACTCAGATATTCAGTTGAGATTAGGCATCTATGGATTTGAAACAGATTTAATATCAACAATCAAAATTAATCAAAATGAGCCTAAAAGTGAATTCCAAATAGGTGTTTGAATAAAACACTGAAACCCTCGGGATTGAGGAAGTGTGCAAAAATGATTTGCAAGTAAAAAGAATCGctaatgaaaatgtttaattagacATGGATCAAATAAGAGCAAGAAAGTTTATGTTtaatctagatcagtgtttcccaaactatgttCTGCTGAGccctagtgttccacgaggcttGAATGGGTGTTTcaagaactactggaataattaacaagtaggccaccatgtgaatttatcttaaaaaataagCAGTGTTCCATTAAATACTTAGAATATGCCAAGTGTTCTGTTAAATACTTAGAATAAGCCAAGTGTTCCATCaaggaaaatgtttgggaaGCACTGATCTACATGATGGAAGAGCTGTGTAGTACTTCAAGAGCAACTAAATGTTAAAGTCAGTCAGAAAAATTTTAACTGGTCTCAACCATTTTGACAGAAGTGCAACCAACAATTATAACAGTACAAAATCAATGCATTAGTTCTCATTCTGAAAACTATTCAAGGGTAAAGATGATACCATCAGCTAGATATGTGTAAAGATGATACTATCAGCTAGATAAGTGTTAAGATGATACCATCAGCTAGATAACTGTAAAGATGATACCATCAGCTAGATATCTGTAAAGATGATACTATCAGCTAGATATGGGTAAAGATGATACTGTCAGCTAGATAAGTGTAAAGATGATACTGACAGCTAGGCAAATGCAAAGATAGATCAGCTAGATGTGTTCAACCCTACCTCAGCATGAACTTCTATCAGGCTCATGACAATATCTTTCAAATATTTGCGGACACCGGTGGGATTTTTCCAGGTCTTCCAGTTAAAACCACCTTTGTACATATTGACCTCCATGATGCCCAGTATGGGGTCAGCTTTCTGTTCTATGTAGCTAAGGAACAGCCTGTTGTCCAGAGCACTATAAGCTTCTTGTGCTGCCTGTAGATACATGAACACATCACTTGATAAGTTTTAAAAGCTTGTGTTGAGTAATGATAAAAGTCCTGGGCATTGTCAAGAAATTCAAAACTTGACAAATattgcaaaaaataaaaaaaatcttaagtcTCTTGAAAAACAATTTGCAAGGTGAATACAAGTTAtatattaagttatttttttttattgaggttGGAAAGTAGTCTTGTTCAAATATTATATCTGGATTGAACAGACTAAGAGTAtaagcaaaagaaaatgaaacttACTTTTAATGCCTTCTCCATTTCCACATATCCATGTTTTGTCAAATTCTCAATGATCCGTGGAATCACGACTTCTATTGTGTGGTTACAATTACTTAACATGATGATCAATCTCTTATCCTACAATGGAGTCAATACAAACAAACTTTATGTCATGTACTATTGGTTGTAAATATTGTGGGCAAAACACATTGAAACTATATTCCATGATCATGGTGTacagaatttaaaaagaaagtacTGCACTGAAAGTATGAATACAGTTAAATAACTAAAGctaataaataatgtaaaacaaaagaaGACTGACAACTAAATGgataaaactaaacattttagCTATTAACTGACAGACTTCACTCTTTACTTTGTCACGTATTATAAATGTCAAACTTTTAAGTTCTGTTCCTGTTTTAGACAAAATAGAATTACGACAGGAGGATCAGTTTTCTAAAAACTAATAGCATTGAATGTTTGTAAATTAGTCAGTTGAAGTATCTGATAGCATTGAAATTTTTGTGAATTACTTGAAGTATGTGATAGCATTGAAATGTGTGTAAATTAGTCAGTTGAAGTATCTGATAGCATTGAATGTTTGTAAATTAGTCACTTGAAGTATCTGGTAGCATTGAAATTTTTGTAAATTAGTCAGTTGAAGTATCTGAtagcattgaatatttgtaaatTAGTCACTTGAAGTATCTGATAGCATTGAAATTTTTGTAAATTAGTCACTTGAAGTATCTGATAGCATTGAAATTTTTGTGAATTACTTGAAGAATCTGATAGCATTGAAATGTGTGTAAATTAGTCAGTTGAAGTATCTGATAACATTGAATGTTTGTAAATTAGTCAGTTGAAGTATCTGATAGCATTGAATGTTTGTAAATTAGTCAGTTGAAGTATCTGATAGCATTGAATGTTTGTAAATTAGTCAGTTGAAGTATCTGATAGCATTGAATGTGTGTAAATTAGTCAGTTGAAGTATCTGATAGCATTGAATGTTTGTAAATTAGTCAGTTGAAGTATCTGAtagcattgaatatttgtaaatTAGTCAGTTGAAGTATCTGATAGCATTGAAATGTTTGTGAATTACTTGTAGTATCTGATAGCattgaaatgtttgtaaattggTCAGTTGAAGTATCTGATAGCATTGAATGTTTGTAAATTAGTCAGTTGAAGTATCTGATAGCATTGAAATGTTTGTGAATTACTTGTAGTATCTGATAGCattgaaatgtttgtaaattggTCAGTTGAAGTATCTGATAGCATTGAATGTTTGTAAATTAGTCAGTTGAAGTATCTGAtagcattgaatatttgtaaatTAGTCAGTTGAAGTATCTGATAGCATTGAAATGTTTGTGAATTACTTGTAGTATCTGATAGCattgaaatgtttgtaaattggTCAGTTGAAGTATCTGATAGCATTGAATGTTTGTAAATTAGTCAGTTGAAGTATCTGATAGCATTGAAATGTTTGTGAATTACTTGTAGTATCTGATAGCattgaaatgtttgtaaattagTCAGTTGAAGTATCTGAtagcattgaatatttgtaaatTAGTCAGTTGAAGTACCTGATAGCATTGAAATTTTTGTGAATTACTTGAAGTATGTGATAGCATTGAAATGTGTGTAAATTAGTCAGTTGAAGTATCTGATAGCATTGAATGTTTGTAAATTAGTCACTTGAAGTATCTGGTAGCATTGAAATTTTTGTAAATTAGTCAGTTGAAGTATCTGAtagcattgaatatttgtaaatTAGTCAGTTGAAGTATCTGACAGCATTGAATGTTTGTGAATTAGTTGAAGTATCTGATAGCATTGAAATTTTTGTGAATTAGTCAGTTGAAGTATCTGAATCAGAATAATGTTTGTAGTAGATAAGGTCTGCTACTTTGCATTAACTATTTAGTTACTACCATTAAAACATAGACTTTATTTTCTGAAAATCTGTTGAATTAATTTAAACTAAACCCAGACTTCATAAATGGTTTTCTTTTGACTTTCTGCTAGAATGCTTTCCTAAAGAGAAAAACTTCAAACTTACCAAGGATGGAATGGGATCATCATGTTGTTCTAGCTCCATGTCCTGTCCAATGGTGATCTTAACACTGAtacaaagattttgtttttaatacataaatatactGGCAGACATTTCTTTCAACTAAACTCAAGCAAACAGTTTTGTGGAATCAATTGAAAAACAGAAACCTAacttatgaaaaataaaaaaataagtagaaTCATCATTTTCAAGAGATTTCAAcagattttatacatttattataatttgtttgttgtGTAAATTtaagatgttccttcagaaatgaacatTACCACAAACATCCTGCAGAGGAGGGAAGTAGTCAGAGTTCAAATTGGGGATCATTGAGACGACAGTTGGAAGTACATTCCACAAAACAGGGCAGCCATCGAGATAAGCTTAAATCTAGACTCAATTCGTTATGATCTAAGGATTAAAGCTATGTTGAGTTCCACACAACTGCTCAGATACtcaaataaacttaataaaccTGTCTCTCTTTTGAAAGCACCAATGTTTGTTTTGATAAATGGAAATATGTCATTCCATGTCTTCAAATTAACTAATTCTTAATTCTACTAGCTATGTACCCTAACAACTTAAGCTATAGCTCTGggaattaaaaataatagtaaCATGAAACATCAAAGTAGATTAATATAAACAGAATATCTTTTCCATTTAATTTCAAAGTACAATCTACAAGTCTAAAATGGTAGAAGCTTTCAATCTTCTAGAACTTAGTAAACAAAACTTGTGACTGTGAGATCAAATCATTTGAAGAATGAATGTAACAAGAAAGTGTTCCCAGATAAAACCCAGATAAGAAAACCTGTCACAAAATGACAAAGGCTCAACTCACTGTTTGTTTTCAGTTTTCTGCAAGGGAGGTGTGAAGACAAGTTGTTCCATGCACACAGCAAAAGCTTGGAGCAGCTGACTACATAGCTGTGTGGCCTCTTTCTGAATGGGTCTCTGGCTGAAGATCTGGTGAGCACAGcatacattatttacattggaATCTAATTGGACCGAAATGTATCCGAAACACAAATAGAGCACAATTTTAGCTAATACAAAATGGCAAATACAAGCATTAAGATGATAAACATAGCTTTTTGTCAGTACAATTAAAGAAAGTTCATAACAATGTCATTCTAAAATTGTAAGACCTTAATTTTGGAGAGCTCAAGTCAAACAGATAGTTGTTGTGGGATGATATAAGCTCTAGCACAGGAACTAACCTCAGGTTCAGGAGCCTTGTTCATTACCACTACCTCATGCAGGTGTTGTACTGTTTCATTCACAATATTTTCAAACAGTGCTGGCTTAAGATGGAGATAAAAGGaaggaaattaaaatattacttttactttattcaacatctatttctttttttttttttttcaaaatctatttctcaacagacaaaataaatttaaatgctCCTTAAATTATTTGGAAAGAATTTTAAATATTGGAACAAATCCTTACCAATTGAGTAGTGCCCCCTGATTCATCATCTGTTTCTACCACCCAAGTTTCTTTGGTGTAAACATTTTTCACATCTGTTGAGAAGTTGTTAGCAAAACTTTTGGCTCATTCGTAGATGTATAATAATACTtgccatatttattttaaacttatttgAAATGTGAAACACAATgaagatttttagaaataactGCCAAATATCTTTCCTACTCCCCCAAAATAAGTGgatcaataaatttaaaaacaaaatatcactgTTTGTTACCCATGATGGCTTGTTTGAGCAATGTAAACATACAGTTGGTTCGCATGTCAAACGCAAGTTCATTGAGAACAATCATCACAGAGTCGCTATTTGAATCTAGAGCTGATAACGTGTTAGCACAGTTTCTGAAAGCCAAGTTCAAATATGGTTTGACAAATAACTGTGGTGAAAGTCAACTATTATTTTGATCAAGAaaaattctattaaaaaaaaaaaattgacaggcaAACAACTGtggcataaacaaaaaaaggctGCAGAGAAGTTAACTAAGCAATTTTGATAGATGCAGTAAACATTTTCTGCAGAAGAAAATGCTAATTAAATTAGTAAGAAAAAtctacttcattttttttttaattttacttgaaACATTTTCAACAGATTCTACTGGACAGACATTATTTCTATTAACTCAtttctactttcactttttgtaattaaatatcATTGTCAGGGGTTAAAGTCAAAAGTCAAGTTTTGCATGAATACATCTTGTTGTGCTATGAGACTGTGACCAAGATTTCCATTACCAAAACCTTTATGATGctatagaattaaaaaatattttttataaattaaatctttGGTAGAAATCACTTATTTGtagcaagtatttttttaaaaagatctttTATTTACAATATTCCTGTTTTATATCAATAAATTAAATGAGCAACCTAAAGGTTAAACGTTCtatttactgaaaattactaAAATTTATTCAACATTGAATTGCTTGTCAgaaagttttataattttatactgTATAAAATTACAATGTTTACACGATAACAATAGATTTAGTTTCATGACTTTTTTGTGCCATTATTGTTAATTTCTGTTAGTCATTAGTCCAAATTCAAAACTGACCTAATGTTTCTAACACATGTTGGTAACCAAGCCCCAGAGATATGTTCTGATTTGCCAGATGACGGCCAAACACCAAGcttttctctctcattttcagACATATTCTCCAAAGACTCTGGCAAGAACGCAGCCCGAACAAAGTTTGCAAAGAGAGTTATGATTTCAGTCATCATTAGCttcaagaacaaacaaaaatacagaatgtcaagagtttacaaaaaaacaaaaaaaaaaatctaaaaataaaaaaaataaaaagtaacattAAATTAGCAAAAATACacagacaaaaacaaattataagtGTACCTTCATTTTCCCATGTTTGCTGGTATCAATTTTCACGCCTTTCTCTGACTATTCAAGAAAGAATAAGAAACAGATAAAGACTGATACTATAAAATTATTGTACAAagatttaaaattgtaattatgAAAACCAATTAAAAACTAGTCAAACTAAAAATAGTAGCTCAGTATGAAACTTTGTTTTGGGAAGATGACCTAGTGCTCAATGGTTCTAGTCATGTGTCAGACTTTAAAACCCAGACTAGTTTCAAACAATTCCCAAGTTTGTTGAATGACATggtttctttaaaataatttcaaatttggaattctaaatttttttgtttgttatttcatagtaaaataaaaaatattaaaaaaataaaaaaaacaacaaatgtctTCCATAttatattgttctttttttagaGAACATTACAAATTTATGTTCTTATTCAAGTTTGTCTACCTCACGAGTAAAATAACTTTGTCCTAGCTTCCAAAAGTCAGGAAAATGTTGCATCATTATATCAGTTATATCTTCAATGAATAAAACTTTCTGTGGTGTTTTAAACCTCCAAGAACCTAGAGAAATGTTTAAACATGATGCTTTA contains the following coding sequences:
- the LOC106074406 gene encoding exocyst complex component 2-like — translated: MTPRNNQPLVTGVSPKEGPPGTRITIRGENLGNDPRDLIGLKICGMDCLLSAEWKSSSKIVARTGPGKGKGDIIAITRSGGKGSCTVGFRGYFLQIGPLQDSAVWIDESQTVRPNLDHGRPTASAAAKEEDDPLGILDEGDRAKLTEDELLEMFHDASGSMSLENFSPGWYLLEHHQNASFEDLKAGLSFMKRKASQRSEGPITIVRSNLMSILDCLDSLTEMYKKYNEDDIRGNCMNSYAVLLMQAKSCADGLFQEVLGRKDKADSTRNALSVIQKFRFLFHLPLNIQRNIQKGDYNMVINDYEKAKSLFADTEIKIFKKVYREVEKRISSFRDMLYKRLKDPHNTLEEQKKLIRYLISLEYKGDPAWECLDNQQKWLIELLDDCKDDHIEEEKNCVQENLASNQSNNQWKPLSRANKSPTKSGLSRESSFSSLSSSDHQGSWRFKTPQKVLFIEDITDIMMQHFPDFWKLGQSYFTRESEKGVKIDTSKHGKMKLMMTEIITLFANFVRAAFLPESLENMSENEREKLGVWPSSGKSEHISGAWLPTCVRNIRNCANTLSALDSNSDSVMIVLNELAFDMRTNCMFTLLKQAIMDVKNVYTKETWVVETDDESGGTTQLPALFENIVNETVQHLHEVVVMNKAPEPEIFSQRPIQKEATQLCSQLLQAFAVCMEQLVFTPPLQKTENKHVKITIGQDMELEQHDDPIPSLDKRLIIMLSNCNHTIEVVIPRIIENLTKHGYVEMEKALKAAQEAYSALDNRLFLSYIEQKADPILGIMEVNMYKGGFNWKTWKNPTGVRKYLKDIVMSLIEVHAEVYGIFPKFVMRVMKKITESVCEELSRLIQCVPDFNAGGAIQARLELEALRSMTRIYNTPKVQSCFKEAFDCIPELSEEGKTVVDQLLDKFRATMKIQLMCFQPELSPSTVKRAARLGSMV